From the genome of Pseudomonas yamanorum, one region includes:
- a CDS encoding site-specific integrase, with product MSELDRYLNAATRDNTRRSYRAAIEHFEVNWGGFLPATSDSVARYLVAHAGVLSVNTLKLRLSALAQWHTSQGFPDPTKAPVVRKVLKGIRAVHPAQEKQAEPLQLQHLEQVIQFLDQEGRDARSAEDHPRWLRAKRDAALILLGFWRGFRSDELCRLNIEHVQAVPGSGITLYLPRSKGDRENLGRTYQTPALLRLCPVQAYSEWLSASALVRGPVFRGIDRWGNLGEEGLHPNSVIPLLRQALERAGIAADQYTSHSLRRGFATWAHRSGWDLKSLMTYVGWKDMKSAMRYVEATPFLGMARASLE from the coding sequence ATGAGTGAACTGGACCGTTATCTGAATGCGGCCACCCGCGATAACACCCGCCGCAGTTATCGAGCGGCAATCGAGCATTTCGAGGTGAATTGGGGTGGATTCCTGCCGGCCACCAGCGACAGCGTGGCGCGCTACCTGGTGGCCCATGCGGGCGTGTTGTCGGTCAACACGTTGAAGTTGCGCTTGTCGGCCTTGGCCCAGTGGCATACCAGCCAGGGTTTTCCCGATCCGACCAAGGCGCCGGTGGTGCGTAAAGTGCTGAAAGGGATTCGCGCCGTGCACCCGGCTCAGGAAAAGCAGGCGGAGCCGTTGCAACTCCAACACTTGGAACAGGTGATCCAGTTTCTCGATCAGGAAGGTCGCGACGCTCGAAGCGCAGAAGACCATCCCCGCTGGCTGCGTGCCAAACGTGACGCCGCATTGATCCTGCTGGGTTTCTGGCGCGGCTTTCGCAGTGACGAGCTGTGCCGGTTGAATATCGAGCACGTGCAGGCAGTGCCCGGCTCGGGCATCACCCTGTATTTGCCACGCAGCAAAGGCGATCGGGAGAACCTGGGTCGCACTTACCAGACGCCAGCGTTGCTGCGCCTGTGCCCGGTCCAGGCCTACAGCGAGTGGCTCAGTGCTTCAGCGCTGGTACGTGGCCCGGTATTTCGCGGCATAGACCGCTGGGGCAACCTGGGAGAGGAGGGCTTGCACCCCAACAGCGTGATCCCGCTGTTGCGCCAGGCCCTGGAGCGCGCCGGCATTGCAGCGGATCAATACACCAGCCACTCCCTGCGCCGGGGCTTTGCCACCTGGGCCCATCGTAGCGGCTGGGACTTGAAGTCATTGATGACTTACGTCGGCTGGAAAGACATGAAATCGGCCATGCGCTATGTTGAAGCGACACCCTTTCTCGGCATGGCCCGAGCATCCCTCGAGTGA
- a CDS encoding DNA-binding protein has protein sequence MARGGINKAVVQTARLAILARGENPSIDAVRIEMGNTGSKTTIHRYLKELDESETRQTITEAPIDDELGELVARLAQRLKEKAQEPIDLALAQFQQQKAALLAQVEELEATHSQLKQQFDIQAAALADESAALQSTRSSLQTEQTRNAGLSQACSDYELRINDKDEQIRSLEEKHLHARDALEHYRNAIKDQREQEQRRHEGQLQQVQAELRQAQQSAMVRQDEITQLHRDNERLLIEHRVTVKELSALQEQARQDRDQQRQLSEQVNVIDSERTLLQERLRVALLESQTRQEALAEHQQTNKTLELDLVKAQASIEALRLAAVVATAPEATTEG, from the coding sequence ATGGCTCGCGGCGGCATCAATAAAGCAGTAGTTCAAACGGCGCGCCTGGCGATCCTCGCCCGCGGCGAGAACCCAAGCATCGATGCAGTACGCATCGAGATGGGCAATACCGGCTCGAAAACCACGATTCACCGCTATCTGAAGGAGCTGGACGAAAGCGAAACCCGCCAGACCATCACCGAAGCGCCCATCGATGACGAGCTGGGCGAACTGGTGGCACGGCTGGCCCAGCGCCTTAAGGAAAAGGCACAGGAACCTATCGACCTGGCCCTGGCGCAGTTCCAGCAACAGAAAGCCGCCCTGCTCGCCCAGGTTGAAGAACTGGAAGCCACCCACAGCCAGCTCAAGCAACAGTTCGATATCCAGGCAGCCGCCCTGGCTGACGAAAGCGCGGCGCTGCAAAGCACCCGCTCCAGCCTGCAAACCGAGCAAACCCGCAACGCCGGACTGAGCCAGGCGTGCAGCGATTACGAGTTGCGGATCAACGACAAGGACGAGCAGATTCGCTCATTGGAAGAGAAGCACCTGCACGCCCGGGATGCTCTTGAGCATTACCGCAACGCAATCAAGGATCAGCGTGAGCAGGAACAGCGTCGCCATGAGGGTCAGTTGCAGCAGGTACAGGCAGAACTACGTCAGGCTCAGCAGAGCGCGATGGTGCGCCAGGACGAGATCACCCAGTTGCATCGCGATAACGAGCGCCTGCTGATTGAACATCGAGTGACGGTGAAGGAATTGAGCGCACTGCAGGAACAGGCCCGCCAGGACCGCGACCAGCAACGCCAGCTTAGCGAACAGGTGAATGTGATCGACAGCGAACGCACCTTGCTGCAGGAACGCTTGCGGGTTGCACTGCTGGAGAGTCAGACGCGCCAGGAAGCGCTGGCCGAGCATCAGCAGACCAACAAAACCCTGGAGCTGGACCTGGTCAAAGCCCAGGCCAGCATCGAGGCGCTGCGCCTGGCGGCCGTCGTTGCGACGGCGCCAGAGGCAACTACCGAGGGCTGA
- the gorA gene encoding glutathione-disulfide reductase — translation MAYDFDLYVIGAGSGGVRAARFAAGFGAKVAVAESRYLGGTCVNVGCVPKKLLVYGAHFAEDFEQASGFGWSLGEANFDWATLIANKDREINRLNGIYRNLLVNSGVTLHEGHARLVDPHQVEINGERFTAKHILVATGGWPQIPEIPGREHAIGSNEAFFLKELPKRVLVVGGGYIAVEFAGIFHGLGAQTSLLYRGDLFLRGFDGSVRTHLKEELTKRGLDLQFNADIERIEKQADGSLKATLKDGRVLETDCVFYATGRRPMLDNLGLENTGVKLDKRGFVEVDDLYQTAESSILAIGDVIGRVQLTPVALAEGMAVARRLFKPEQYRPVDYAMIPTAVFSLPNIGTVGLSEEQAREDGHKVQVFESRFRPMKLTLTECQEKTLMKLVVDAETDKVLGCHMVGPDAGEIVQGLAIALKAGATKQHFDETIGVHPTAAEEFVTMRTPVAR, via the coding sequence ATGGCCTACGATTTTGACCTTTATGTAATTGGTGCCGGTTCCGGCGGTGTGCGCGCTGCACGATTCGCCGCAGGTTTTGGCGCCAAGGTGGCAGTGGCTGAAAGCCGCTACCTGGGCGGTACCTGCGTGAACGTGGGCTGCGTGCCGAAGAAGCTGTTGGTGTACGGCGCGCATTTCGCCGAAGACTTCGAGCAGGCCAGCGGTTTCGGCTGGTCCCTGGGCGAAGCAAACTTCGATTGGGCGACCCTGATCGCCAATAAGGATCGCGAGATCAACCGCCTCAATGGCATCTACCGCAACCTGCTGGTCAACAGCGGCGTGACCCTGCATGAAGGGCATGCGCGGTTGGTGGACCCGCATCAGGTGGAAATCAACGGTGAGCGCTTCACCGCCAAGCACATTCTGGTGGCTACCGGTGGCTGGCCGCAGATCCCGGAGATCCCGGGGCGCGAGCACGCCATTGGCTCCAATGAGGCGTTCTTCCTCAAAGAGTTGCCCAAGCGTGTGCTGGTGGTTGGCGGCGGTTACATCGCTGTCGAGTTTGCCGGGATTTTCCATGGCTTGGGTGCGCAGACCTCGCTGTTGTATCGCGGCGACTTGTTCTTGCGCGGTTTTGACGGTTCGGTGCGCACGCACTTGAAGGAAGAGCTGACCAAGCGTGGTCTGGATCTGCAATTCAATGCCGACATCGAACGTATCGAGAAGCAGGCCGACGGCAGCCTCAAGGCCACCTTGAAAGACGGCCGGGTGCTGGAAACCGATTGCGTGTTCTACGCCACCGGCCGGCGCCCGATGCTCGATAACCTGGGGTTGGAAAACACCGGCGTCAAGTTGGACAAGCGTGGCTTTGTCGAGGTGGATGACCTGTACCAGACTGCGGAATCGTCGATTCTGGCGATTGGTGATGTGATTGGTCGCGTGCAACTGACACCGGTGGCGCTGGCTGAAGGCATGGCCGTGGCACGTCGCCTGTTCAAGCCTGAGCAATATCGCCCGGTGGACTACGCGATGATCCCGACGGCGGTGTTCAGCCTGCCAAACATCGGCACCGTGGGCCTCAGCGAAGAGCAGGCACGTGAAGACGGGCACAAGGTGCAGGTGTTCGAAAGCCGCTTCCGGCCGATGAAGCTGACCCTGACCGAGTGCCAAGAAAAGACCCTGATGAAGCTGGTGGTCGACGCCGAGACCGACAAGGTCCTGGGTTGCCACATGGTTGGCCCTGACGCCGGGGAGATCGTGCAGGGCCTGGCGATCGCACTCAAGGCGGGTGCGACCAAGCAGCATTTCGACGAAACCATCGGCGTGCATCCGACGGCGGCGGAAGAGTTCGTCACCATGCGCACGCCGGTGGCGCGGTAA
- the galU gene encoding UTP--glucose-1-phosphate uridylyltransferase GalU, with product MIKKCLFPAAGYGTRFLPATKAMPKEMLPVVNKPLIQYGVEEALDAGLNEISIVTGRGKRALEDHFDISYELENQIKGTDKEKYLVGIRKLLDECSFSYTRQTQMKGLGHAILTGRPLIGDEPFAVVLADDLCVNLEGDGVLTQMVKLYQKYRCTIVAVQEVDPQETNKYGVIAGDDIGDGLIRVRDMVEKPAPEDAPSNLAIIGRYILTPDIFKLIEETEPGKGGEIQITDALLKQAKDGCVIAYKFKGRRFDCGGAEGYIEATNFCYEHFYKTGKAY from the coding sequence ATGATCAAGAAATGCTTGTTCCCAGCAGCCGGTTACGGCACTCGCTTCCTGCCAGCGACCAAGGCCATGCCCAAAGAAATGCTGCCGGTGGTGAACAAGCCACTGATCCAGTACGGCGTGGAAGAAGCACTGGATGCCGGCCTGAACGAAATTTCGATCGTGACCGGCCGTGGCAAACGCGCCCTGGAAGACCACTTCGACATCAGCTACGAGCTGGAAAACCAGATCAAGGGCACCGACAAGGAAAAATACCTGGTCGGCATCCGTAAACTGCTCGACGAGTGCTCGTTCTCCTACACCCGTCAGACCCAAATGAAAGGCCTGGGTCACGCGATCCTGACCGGTCGCCCGCTGATCGGTGACGAACCTTTCGCGGTGGTACTGGCGGATGACCTGTGTGTAAACCTGGAAGGCGACGGCGTCCTGACCCAGATGGTCAAGCTGTACCAGAAGTACCGTTGCACCATCGTCGCGGTTCAAGAGGTCGACCCTCAGGAAACCAACAAGTACGGCGTGATTGCCGGCGACGATATCGGTGATGGCCTGATCCGCGTACGCGACATGGTTGAAAAGCCAGCGCCGGAAGATGCTCCGTCGAATCTGGCGATCATCGGTCGCTATATCCTGACTCCGGACATCTTCAAGCTGATCGAAGAAACCGAGCCGGGCAAGGGTGGCGAGATCCAGATCACCGACGCCCTGCTGAAGCAGGCAAAAGACGGTTGCGTGATTGCCTACAAGTTCAAGGGTCGTCGTTTTGACTGCGGTGGCGCTGAAGGCTACATCGAAGCAACCAACTTCTGCTACGAGCACTTCTACAAGACTGGCAAGGCTTACTGA
- a CDS encoding c-type cytochrome gives MKLFLLATLASVPVHAATIAMEDQSQLQPVARSTAAAQFQPPQESELPDNAYGKLVKQGYALFVDTKRLAPQFVGNGLNCSNCHLDQGRLANSAPLWGAYPMYPAYRKKNDKVNTFAERLQGCFQFSMNGGTPPAADSPEITALSVYAYWLSSKAPLGVELPGRGYPDVPTPAKGYDLAQGAEVYKGQCAVCHGAEGQGQKVGDSYVMPPLWGKDSYNWGAGMHRINTAASFIKHNMPLGKGGSLSDQQAWDVAAYVNRHERPQDPRLVEGSVEKTRLKFHANDGINLYGQTVDGVLIGQGIR, from the coding sequence ATGAAGCTTTTCTTATTGGCAACCCTTGCCAGTGTGCCTGTCCATGCCGCCACCATCGCCATGGAAGACCAGTCACAGTTGCAGCCAGTCGCCCGTTCGACGGCTGCCGCGCAGTTCCAGCCGCCGCAAGAGAGCGAGCTGCCGGACAACGCCTACGGCAAGCTGGTGAAGCAGGGCTACGCCCTGTTTGTCGACACCAAGCGCCTGGCGCCGCAATTTGTCGGCAATGGTCTCAATTGCAGTAATTGCCATCTGGACCAGGGCCGCCTGGCCAATTCCGCGCCGCTGTGGGGTGCCTATCCGATGTATCCGGCGTATCGAAAAAAGAACGACAAGGTCAACACCTTCGCCGAGCGCTTGCAGGGCTGTTTCCAGTTCAGCATGAATGGCGGCACGCCACCGGCCGCAGACAGCCCGGAAATTACTGCGCTGTCGGTGTATGCCTATTGGCTGTCGAGCAAGGCGCCGTTGGGCGTCGAGTTGCCGGGGCGTGGTTATCCGGACGTGCCGACACCTGCCAAGGGTTACGACCTGGCCCAGGGCGCGGAGGTCTATAAGGGCCAATGCGCGGTGTGCCATGGCGCCGAAGGCCAGGGCCAGAAAGTCGGTGACAGCTACGTGATGCCGCCGCTTTGGGGTAAAGATTCCTACAACTGGGGCGCCGGGATGCACCGGATCAACACCGCCGCGTCCTTCATCAAGCACAACATGCCCCTGGGCAAGGGCGGCAGCCTGAGCGACCAGCAAGCCTGGGACGTCGCAGCTTACGTCAACCGCCATGAGCGACCCCAGGACCCGCGCCTGGTGGAGGGCTCCGTGGAGAAAACCCGGCTGAAGTTCCACGCCAATGACGGCATCAATCTTTACGGGCAGACGGTCGACGGCGTACTGATCGGCCAAGGCATCCGTTAA
- a CDS encoding c-type cytochrome produces MMSLERVLMGSVLLLMLGNAHALEGKNVFTQGGSQPGAAPCVACHGADGLGLAAAGFPRLAGLPAGYLRKQLQDFKSGARNSPVMQPLANALTEEEINAVTRELAAMPAPVAVSVHRSEMPTEAAQKIALQGAWERQIPACVSCHGPAGVGVGDAFPPLAGQSAAYLVAQLNAWRSGTRHNDPNDLMGHIAKSLSAEEAQAVATYFASLSGQEAKP; encoded by the coding sequence ATGATGTCTCTGGAACGAGTTCTGATGGGTAGTGTGCTGCTGCTGATGCTGGGCAATGCCCACGCGCTAGAGGGGAAAAACGTATTTACGCAGGGTGGTTCGCAGCCGGGAGCTGCGCCGTGCGTAGCCTGTCACGGGGCTGATGGGCTGGGGCTGGCAGCGGCCGGCTTTCCGCGCTTGGCCGGTTTGCCAGCGGGGTATTTGCGCAAGCAACTGCAGGATTTTAAAAGCGGCGCCCGTAACAGCCCGGTGATGCAGCCGCTGGCCAACGCCCTGACGGAAGAGGAAATCAATGCTGTGACCCGGGAGCTGGCGGCAATGCCTGCGCCGGTGGCCGTTTCGGTGCACCGTAGCGAAATGCCAACCGAAGCTGCGCAAAAGATTGCCCTGCAAGGCGCGTGGGAGCGCCAGATTCCGGCGTGTGTCAGTTGTCATGGGCCAGCTGGCGTGGGTGTTGGCGACGCATTTCCGCCCCTGGCCGGGCAATCCGCGGCCTACCTGGTGGCGCAGTTGAATGCCTGGCGCAGTGGCACCCGCCATAACGATCCGAACGATTTGATGGGCCATATCGCCAAATCCCTCAGCGCTGAAGAAGCACAGGCCGTGGCCACCTATTTTGCGTCGTTGAGCGGCCAGGAGGCCAAGCCATGA
- a CDS encoding DUF1883 domain-containing protein: MKFIHQREHLNEGDIVVIECSQTCNIRLMSDANFRSFKNGGRHTYHGGAFDKFPAKITAPSTGFWNITLDVVTRRAISVTKKPTLSHKIRIVRRTNSKLS, translated from the coding sequence ATGAAATTCATCCACCAGCGCGAACACCTCAATGAAGGAGACATTGTCGTCATTGAATGTTCGCAAACGTGCAACATCCGCCTGATGAGCGACGCGAACTTTCGCAGCTTCAAGAACGGTGGCCGCCACACTTACCACGGCGGCGCGTTCGACAAATTCCCGGCAAAAATCACCGCGCCGAGCACCGGCTTCTGGAACATTACCCTGGACGTGGTTACCCGCCGCGCCATCAGTGTGACCAAAAAGCCGACCTTGTCCCACAAGATCCGCATCGTGCGCCGCACCAATTCGAAACTCAGCTGA
- a CDS encoding 2OG-Fe(II) oxygenase, which yields MPSTSLKERLAKLDWRAIEQDLDQQGNAIIPALLDQQECAELCGHYPQHERFRSHVLMARHGFGRGEYKYFRYPLPSRVSELREQLYHYLAPQANRWNEQMNLPITYPARHADFITRCHAAGQQRPTPLLLQYGPGDYNCLHQDLYGEHVFPLQVAILLSQPGEDFRGGELVLTEQRPRMQSRAQVVPLNRGDAVIFAVNQRPMPSVRGFHRVTLRHGVSVLHSGTRHTLGVIFHDAQ from the coding sequence ATGCCTTCTACCTCACTTAAAGAGCGCCTGGCCAAGCTGGACTGGCGCGCGATCGAGCAAGACCTTGACCAACAGGGCAACGCAATTATTCCAGCGCTGCTGGATCAGCAAGAATGTGCGGAGCTCTGCGGCCACTACCCGCAGCACGAACGGTTTCGCTCCCACGTGCTGATGGCCAGGCACGGCTTTGGTCGGGGCGAGTACAAGTATTTCCGCTATCCGCTGCCCTCCCGGGTCAGCGAGTTGCGTGAACAGCTGTATCACTACCTGGCCCCCCAGGCCAATCGCTGGAACGAACAGATGAACCTGCCGATCACTTACCCGGCACGCCATGCTGACTTCATTACCCGTTGCCACGCTGCGGGCCAACAGCGCCCTACCCCGTTATTGCTGCAATACGGCCCCGGCGACTACAACTGCCTGCACCAGGATCTGTACGGCGAACATGTGTTTCCCTTACAAGTGGCCATCCTGTTGTCGCAGCCGGGAGAAGACTTCCGTGGCGGCGAACTGGTGCTGACCGAACAGCGGCCACGCATGCAATCCCGGGCCCAGGTCGTACCGCTGAACAGGGGCGACGCCGTGATCTTCGCGGTTAATCAGCGGCCCATGCCCAGCGTGAGAGGGTTTCATCGGGTGACCTTGCGCCATGGGGTCAGTGTTCTGCACAGTGGTACGCGGCATACCTTGGGAGTGATTTTTCACGATGCGCAGTAA
- the alkB gene encoding DNA oxidative demethylase AlkB, which produces MRSKTDPGATADLFADEALQQPPGREQIGEQSYVLRGYALPWVERLLPELRRVLAQSPFRQMVTPGGFTMSAALSSCGELGWTTDPTGYRYSAIDPNNQQPWPAMPEALRQLALMAAADAGFEDFEPDACLINRYVPGAKMSLHQDKNERRYAAPVISVSLGLPAIFLFGGHERSDTAQKVSLFHGDVVVWGGVDRLRFHGVMPIKPGTHPVMGPQRINLTFRTAG; this is translated from the coding sequence ATGCGCAGTAAGACCGATCCTGGAGCAACCGCCGATTTGTTCGCCGACGAGGCCTTGCAACAGCCCCCGGGACGCGAACAAATCGGTGAGCAATCCTACGTTCTCAGAGGCTACGCCCTGCCCTGGGTCGAGCGCTTGCTTCCGGAACTGCGGCGCGTACTGGCTCAATCGCCGTTCCGGCAAATGGTCACGCCGGGCGGCTTTACCATGTCCGCCGCTTTGAGCAGCTGCGGTGAACTGGGTTGGACGACCGATCCCACCGGCTATCGCTACTCTGCGATTGACCCCAACAACCAGCAACCCTGGCCAGCCATGCCCGAGGCGCTACGCCAATTGGCGCTCATGGCGGCGGCGGACGCGGGTTTCGAGGATTTCGAACCGGATGCCTGCCTGATCAACCGCTATGTGCCAGGCGCGAAAATGTCCCTGCATCAGGACAAGAACGAGCGCCGCTACGCCGCTCCAGTGATCTCCGTGTCACTGGGTTTGCCGGCGATCTTTCTGTTCGGCGGCCATGAGCGGAGCGACACAGCGCAAAAAGTCTCGCTGTTCCATGGCGATGTCGTGGTATGGGGCGGTGTGGATCGCCTGCGCTTTCACGGCGTGATGCCGATCAAGCCCGGCACTCATCCGGTCATGGGGCCGCAGCGCATCAACCTGACGTTTCGCACAGCCGGATGA
- the ada gene encoding bifunctional DNA-binding transcriptional regulator/O6-methylguanine-DNA methyltransferase Ada: protein MTARHATEQDPRWAAIVARDAKADLTFVYGVKTTGVYCRPSSSARRPRPENVEFFDTPQQAEAAGYRPNKRSSGDQTQVAARHAQLVAAACRHIEQAETLPALEDLATLAGLSPFHFHRVFKAVTGLTPKRYASAHRSRKVRDGLKDQHSVTDALYDAGFNSNSRFYEAADQLLGMKPGDYKAGGTNTDIRFAVGQCSLGAILVAQSNRGVCAILLGDDPDKLVRDLQDQFPRANLLGADHDFEHLIAQVVGFIEAPALGLNLPLDLRGTAFQERVWQALREIPVGCTASYAEIAQRIGAPTAYRAVAQACGANSLAVAIPCHRVVRADGNLSGYRWGVERKRQLLERESPAGA, encoded by the coding sequence ATGACCGCGCGCCACGCCACCGAACAAGACCCACGCTGGGCGGCCATCGTCGCCCGCGACGCCAAAGCCGACTTGACCTTCGTCTATGGCGTGAAAACCACCGGTGTGTACTGCCGCCCCAGCAGTTCCGCACGGCGGCCGCGCCCGGAGAACGTCGAGTTCTTCGATACTCCGCAACAGGCCGAAGCCGCGGGCTACCGACCCAACAAACGTTCGTCGGGCGACCAGACCCAAGTGGCCGCACGCCACGCGCAACTGGTGGCAGCCGCCTGTCGGCACATCGAACAGGCCGAAACCCTGCCAGCCCTTGAAGACCTGGCCACCCTCGCCGGCCTGAGCCCGTTTCATTTCCATCGGGTGTTCAAGGCGGTGACAGGCCTCACACCCAAGCGCTACGCCAGTGCCCATCGCTCGCGCAAAGTACGCGACGGGCTCAAGGACCAGCATTCGGTGACCGATGCGCTGTACGACGCCGGCTTCAATTCCAACAGCCGTTTTTATGAGGCCGCCGACCAGTTGCTTGGCATGAAGCCTGGCGACTACAAGGCGGGCGGCACTAACACGGACATTCGGTTTGCCGTCGGCCAATGCTCGTTGGGCGCAATTCTGGTGGCGCAGAGCAATCGCGGTGTGTGCGCAATCCTGCTGGGGGACGACCCGGACAAACTGGTGCGCGACCTGCAGGACCAGTTTCCCCGCGCCAATCTGTTGGGCGCCGATCACGACTTCGAACATTTGATCGCCCAGGTGGTGGGCTTTATCGAGGCGCCGGCCCTGGGCCTGAACCTGCCCCTGGATCTGCGTGGTACTGCGTTTCAGGAACGGGTCTGGCAGGCCTTGCGAGAAATCCCGGTGGGTTGCACCGCCAGCTATGCAGAGATTGCCCAGCGCATCGGCGCCCCGACCGCCTATCGCGCCGTGGCCCAGGCGTGCGGTGCCAACAGCCTGGCCGTGGCGATTCCCTGCCATCGGGTGGTGCGCGCCGACGGTAATCTATCGGGCTACCGCTGGGGCGTTGAGCGCAAGCGGCAGTTGCTGGAGCGCGAAAGCCCGGCCGGTGCCTGA
- a CDS encoding CGNR zinc finger domain-containing protein: MTVITPSTMDPYVLADHPVLDMLNTRANVDGVPFEFWQGDAEVQRWLVRLGWCEEGAVPVFEEGALLGAARGLREVIRLLLEQRKAGQQGDPAALNAFLRKAVSHPQLAWPAPGELRLERQRKQQTAEQFLAPIAEAAATLLVEGDFGLIRTCEHPECVLWFYDRTKGHKRRWCSMALCGNRHKVAEFRKRKLL; encoded by the coding sequence ATGACCGTCATCACACCATCCACGATGGATCCCTACGTTCTAGCCGACCATCCGGTGTTGGACATGCTCAACACCCGGGCGAATGTCGACGGTGTGCCCTTTGAGTTCTGGCAAGGCGATGCCGAGGTGCAGCGCTGGCTGGTGCGACTGGGCTGGTGCGAAGAAGGCGCGGTGCCGGTATTCGAGGAGGGCGCTTTACTGGGCGCGGCGAGGGGATTGCGGGAAGTGATCCGGCTGTTGTTGGAGCAACGCAAGGCCGGCCAGCAGGGTGATCCTGCTGCGTTGAATGCATTTTTGCGCAAGGCCGTCAGCCATCCGCAGCTGGCTTGGCCGGCGCCGGGCGAGTTGCGCCTGGAGCGCCAGCGCAAACAGCAAACCGCTGAGCAGTTCCTGGCACCGATCGCCGAAGCCGCGGCGACGTTGCTGGTGGAAGGGGATTTCGGTTTGATCCGCACCTGCGAACACCCCGAGTGCGTGCTGTGGTTCTACGACCGGACCAAGGGCCACAAGCGCCGCTGGTGCAGCATGGCGCTGTGTGGCAACCGGCATAAGGTGGCCGAGTTTCGCAAGCGCAAACTCTTGTAG
- a CDS encoding alpha/beta fold hydrolase: MSISAPVVRYQHVDADGVRVFYREAGDPSAPVLLLLHGFPSSSHMYRDLIPLLATRYRVIAPDLPGFGFTEVPAERNYRFSFDNLAITVGHFVNALQLSRYALYVFDYGAPVGLRLAVAHPERVSALISQNGNAYLEGLGDAWDPIRAYWAEPSPANREVIRNAVISLEGTRYQYLHGVPQPELVAPESYMLDVLLMQRPGNDEIQLDLFLDYRNNLTLYPAFQGFFKATQVPALVIWGQNDPFFIPPGAHAYKVDNANAVVELLDTGHFALETHAAHIAQRIHEVLGEAIN, translated from the coding sequence ATGTCGATTTCAGCCCCCGTTGTGCGCTACCAGCATGTTGATGCCGATGGCGTGCGCGTGTTCTACCGCGAAGCCGGCGACCCGTCTGCGCCCGTGCTGTTACTGCTGCACGGTTTTCCCAGCTCGTCCCATATGTACCGTGACCTGATCCCGCTGCTCGCCACCCGCTACCGGGTCATCGCCCCCGATCTGCCGGGTTTCGGCTTCACCGAAGTCCCAGCCGAACGCAATTACCGCTTCAGCTTCGACAACCTGGCGATTACCGTCGGCCATTTCGTCAACGCCCTGCAGCTCAGCCGTTACGCCCTTTATGTGTTCGACTATGGCGCGCCGGTAGGCCTGCGCCTGGCGGTGGCACATCCGGAACGGGTCAGTGCGCTGATATCGCAGAACGGCAATGCCTACCTGGAAGGTCTGGGTGACGCCTGGGATCCGATCCGGGCCTATTGGGCCGAGCCGAGCCCAGCCAATCGTGAGGTCATTCGCAACGCCGTCATCAGCCTGGAAGGTACGCGCTATCAGTACCTGCACGGGGTACCGCAACCGGAGTTGGTTGCGCCTGAGTCCTACATGCTCGATGTGCTTCTGATGCAGCGTCCCGGCAACGACGAAATCCAGTTGGACCTGTTTCTCGACTACCGCAACAACCTGACGCTGTACCCGGCGTTCCAGGGGTTTTTCAAGGCCACGCAAGTGCCGGCGCTGGTGATCTGGGGCCAGAACGATCCCTTCTTCATCCCGCCGGGTGCCCATGCTTACAAAGTCGATAACGCCAACGCCGTGGTGGAATTGCTCGATACCGGCCACTTCGCCCTGGAAACCCACGCGGCGCATATTGCCCAGCGGATTCATGAGGTACTGGGCGAAGCTATCAACTGA